A portion of the Algisphaera agarilytica genome contains these proteins:
- a CDS encoding family 16 glycosylhydrolase, which translates to MTVFLVGFSVLAQADVTHPLPYSDPANEGAWIYNERVSDEFDGDTIDEDRWFIVGKFEDGRPQYIHPDNPNKKVWKGRAPSQFSGRNYRLEDGKLILETRWEPDFPFSEDVPKPHFGPSVPYENITTACFIGRREFKYGYVEIKSKAAPAEVASGFWSMGDGLEFDFYELVGHSNDPEKNDYLDSLLWWSIRDWKVKPYGKPTYTEKRDVGFNVADDFHIWGVEWSEDGIKYFIDGKLFSDVSAEDAHRWALENRSMPQVPEDYDGYVATVPIHLWIDNEIFPWVGIPTSKEELEAGSPPELRGDGVVDYEIEYVRVWQTHEQMKQSAITANP; encoded by the coding sequence ATGACGGTTTTTCTCGTGGGGTTCAGCGTACTGGCTCAAGCAGACGTCACCCATCCGCTGCCGTATTCCGATCCCGCCAACGAAGGCGCGTGGATCTACAACGAACGAGTAAGTGACGAATTCGACGGCGACACCATCGATGAAGACCGCTGGTTTATCGTCGGCAAATTCGAAGACGGCCGCCCCCAATACATCCACCCCGACAATCCAAACAAGAAGGTGTGGAAGGGCCGAGCGCCTTCACAATTCTCTGGCCGTAACTATCGATTGGAAGACGGCAAGCTTATCCTGGAGACGCGATGGGAACCCGATTTCCCGTTCTCTGAAGACGTCCCCAAGCCTCACTTCGGCCCGTCGGTGCCCTACGAAAACATCACCACCGCCTGCTTCATCGGTCGACGTGAGTTCAAGTACGGCTACGTCGAGATCAAAAGCAAAGCCGCCCCCGCCGAGGTCGCCTCGGGGTTCTGGTCGATGGGCGATGGCTTGGAGTTCGATTTCTACGAGCTCGTGGGCCACAGCAACGACCCCGAGAAGAACGACTACCTCGACAGCCTGCTGTGGTGGTCCATCCGCGACTGGAAGGTGAAGCCCTACGGCAAACCCACGTACACCGAGAAACGCGATGTGGGTTTCAACGTGGCGGACGACTTTCACATCTGGGGCGTTGAGTGGAGCGAAGACGGCATCAAGTACTTCATCGACGGGAAGCTGTTCTCAGATGTATCCGCCGAGGATGCGCACCGTTGGGCACTGGAAAACCGAAGCATGCCCCAAGTCCCAGAAGACTACGACGGCTACGTCGCAACGGTGCCGATCCACCTCTGGATCGATAACGAGATCTTCCCCTGGGTCGGGATACCGACTTCAAAGGAAGAACTCGAAGCCGGGAGCCCGCCCGAGCTGCGCGGTGATGGTGTGGTCGATTACGAGATTGAATACGTCCGCGTTTGGCAGACCCACGAACAGATGAAGCAGTCAGCCATTACCGCCAACCCATAG
- a CDS encoding family 16 glycosylhydrolase, which translates to MASAGEGDFLPLSDPNNQGQWIYNGEVSDEFDEPAVDEDKWYIVGKFEDGKPFYRHPDNPNKRVWKGRAPSQFSGRNYRLEDGKLILETRWEPDFPFEKTIHQPHHGPALPYENLTTACFIGRRAFQYGYIEIKSKAADAEISSAFWSLGNGLEIDFFELFGAYDEPHKKQNERQLWWSIRDWERPVLGKPVYTEKKDLGFRVADDFHVYGFEWNEHGVKYFVDGELFSEVSADQVRAWALKNRPEVDEGYDGWEVAMAPVYLWIDQEAFPWASLPESQEDLEKNEPPHKQGDGKVEFEVEYVRVWQTREQMKGNR; encoded by the coding sequence GTGGCGTCCGCCGGAGAGGGCGATTTCCTGCCGCTTTCGGACCCAAACAACCAAGGCCAATGGATCTACAACGGCGAAGTCAGCGACGAGTTTGATGAACCCGCCGTGGATGAAGACAAGTGGTACATCGTCGGCAAATTTGAAGACGGCAAACCTTTCTATCGGCATCCCGACAACCCCAATAAACGGGTCTGGAAGGGGCGAGCGCCGTCCCAGTTTTCGGGGCGTAACTATCGATTGGAAGACGGCAAGCTGATCCTCGAGACCCGTTGGGAACCCGATTTCCCGTTTGAGAAGACCATCCACCAGCCGCACCACGGCCCCGCGCTGCCCTACGAGAACCTGACCACGGCCTGCTTCATCGGCCGCCGGGCATTCCAGTACGGCTACATCGAGATCAAGAGCAAGGCCGCCGACGCCGAGATCTCCAGTGCGTTCTGGTCGCTGGGCAATGGGCTTGAGATCGACTTCTTCGAACTGTTCGGCGCTTATGACGAGCCGCACAAGAAACAGAACGAGCGCCAGCTCTGGTGGTCCATCCGCGACTGGGAACGGCCGGTGCTCGGCAAGCCGGTGTACACCGAGAAGAAAGACCTGGGCTTCCGGGTCGCGGACGACTTCCACGTCTATGGCTTCGAGTGGAACGAGCACGGCGTGAAGTACTTCGTCGACGGCGAGCTGTTCTCCGAAGTCTCCGCGGATCAGGTCCGGGCCTGGGCTCTGAAAAACCGACCGGAAGTCGACGAGGGTTACGACGGCTGGGAAGTCGCGATGGCACCGGTCTACCTCTGGATCGACCAAGAGGCCTTCCCGTGGGCGAGCCTCCCCGAAAGCCAGGAAGACCTGGAGAAGAACGAACCCCCGCATAAGCAGGGCGACGGAAAAGTCGAGTTCGAAGTCGAATACGTCCGCGTCTGGCAGACCCGCGAACAGATGAAGGGCAATCGCTAA
- a CDS encoding FAD-dependent oxidoreductase yields MSEGISTQQLTDRRGDQWLKLATAELGLPNRSQTHAVDVAVLGGGMAGICAAVSAARNGAKVLLIQDRAVLGGNASSEIRVIVHGVTRLNTGKAERETGIIEEILLHNRFHNPQHSYPVWDHVLYDFVVREPNLELMLNTQALRAEMEGNRIRSAVCWQATTESVVTVRAQQFIDCSGDGLLAATAGALYRTGREASSEFGEKFAPEQADGWQMGPTILLSSEDMGKPVPFKAPSFTIPFDVDHAHPNRRITPFVEGFWWVEVGSDDDIIADAEVIRHKLLGYAYGVWEYVKNSGKYPEAENYALGWVGSLSGRRESRRFIGDYILSEPDQLEHKHFDDAVAYGGWPLDEHNPGGIERIGDPPSFWHEHFDRVYQIPFRSLYSGNIENLLFAGRNVSQTHVALSSSRVMATCATMGQAVGTAAALCVRHGVNPRGVYEAHIDELQEQLLRDDAYIPQRPAHDRADLARQARHFEASSTQSGDPSLLIDGVPRDEHGETHHWQSQELPANVTLSWSEPVELHAVLIKADTNVHRNIMMLKRPKDDADHTSTVPIELVEALEVEVQQDNGEWRRVASIEQNPTRRIHLSFEPVTTKALRVCVLRTYGADQAKLFEVRCYGSTGPASD; encoded by the coding sequence GTGTCGGAAGGGATTTCAACTCAACAGCTGACGGATCGCCGGGGCGATCAATGGCTCAAGCTCGCCACCGCGGAGCTGGGCCTGCCCAACCGCTCGCAAACGCACGCGGTTGACGTAGCGGTTCTCGGGGGCGGGATGGCGGGGATCTGCGCCGCGGTTTCCGCGGCCCGCAACGGAGCCAAGGTCCTGCTAATCCAGGACCGGGCGGTTCTGGGGGGAAACGCATCGAGCGAAATCCGCGTGATCGTTCACGGGGTCACCCGACTCAACACCGGCAAGGCCGAGCGCGAAACCGGCATCATTGAAGAGATCCTGCTGCACAACCGCTTCCACAACCCCCAGCATTCTTATCCGGTCTGGGACCACGTGCTGTATGATTTTGTCGTTCGTGAACCCAACCTGGAGTTGATGCTCAACACCCAGGCGTTGCGGGCCGAGATGGAGGGGAACCGCATCCGCAGCGCGGTCTGCTGGCAAGCCACCACCGAGTCGGTCGTCACCGTGCGGGCACAACAGTTCATCGATTGTTCTGGCGACGGCCTCTTAGCGGCAACCGCCGGCGCGTTGTACCGAACCGGGCGGGAGGCTTCGTCGGAATTCGGCGAGAAGTTCGCGCCCGAACAGGCTGACGGCTGGCAGATGGGGCCGACGATTCTTCTCTCGTCGGAGGATATGGGCAAGCCGGTTCCGTTTAAGGCGCCTTCGTTCACGATCCCGTTCGACGTCGATCACGCCCACCCCAACCGCCGGATCACGCCGTTCGTCGAGGGGTTCTGGTGGGTCGAGGTGGGCAGCGACGACGACATCATCGCCGACGCCGAAGTGATTCGACACAAACTGCTGGGCTACGCCTACGGCGTGTGGGAATACGTGAAAAACTCGGGGAAGTACCCGGAGGCAGAGAACTACGCGCTCGGTTGGGTCGGATCGCTGTCGGGGCGACGCGAGTCACGCCGTTTCATTGGGGATTACATCCTCTCCGAGCCCGATCAACTCGAGCACAAACACTTCGACGATGCCGTGGCCTACGGCGGCTGGCCCTTGGACGAACACAACCCCGGCGGCATCGAACGCATCGGCGACCCGCCGAGCTTCTGGCACGAGCACTTCGACCGGGTGTATCAAATACCCTTCCGAAGTCTGTATTCGGGCAATATCGAAAACCTGCTCTTTGCCGGGCGGAATGTCAGCCAGACCCACGTCGCCCTGTCGTCTTCTAGGGTGATGGCGACGTGCGCCACGATGGGGCAAGCGGTGGGCACGGCTGCGGCGCTCTGCGTACGTCACGGCGTCAATCCCCGCGGCGTTTACGAAGCACACATCGACGAACTGCAGGAACAGCTGCTCCGCGACGACGCCTACATACCCCAACGGCCGGCCCACGATCGCGCGGACTTGGCCCGTCAGGCGAGGCACTTCGAAGCCTCTTCAACGCAAAGCGGCGATCCGTCGTTGTTGATTGACGGCGTCCCCCGCGACGAGCACGGCGAGACCCATCATTGGCAATCTCAAGAGCTGCCCGCAAACGTGACTTTGAGCTGGAGCGAACCCGTCGAGCTCCACGCCGTCTTGATCAAAGCGGACACCAACGTTCACCGCAACATCATGATGCTCAAACGGCCAAAGGATGACGCGGACCATACCAGCACGGTTCCCATCGAGTTGGTCGAGGCCCTCGAAGTCGAAGTGCAGCAAGACAACGGGGAGTGGCGGCGGGTCGCATCAATCGAACAGAACCCGACTCGGCGGATACACCTTTCGTTTGAACCGGTCACAACCAAAGCGCTGCGGGTATGCGTGCTTCGGACATACGGGGCCGACCAAGCCAAGTTGTTTGAAGTCCGGTGCTACGGCTCGACGGGCCCGGCTTCAGACTGA
- a CDS encoding sulfatase-like hydrolase/transferase → MSQPLNVLFLLVDQWPADSFGFRGSSCATPNLDQLKSRSTDFVNAFTTCPLCTPARGALLTGRWPHETGVYDNCGVGYSNQPRMRNETATWLDHAKEVGYRVGYFGKWHLGTDGLKDRGLDGFDDPGEVHTPYDERPGFSYENTKDYYLKHGQQILKQGTAPFWGETGPDAGPSKCGMAVDSGLSFLQQQRDSHNDQPFFLTVSIADPHFPHYLPSHVLAQRDSLDLPYPANFDDDFSNKPAFQNGHWWPCHDTDTLTDNDWKHIFDYALRHREYVDAQIGKLLDALRQSGLEEDTLIVFTSDHGDMCGAHNRFDKGPYFYDEVWRVPLLISMPGVAPCENAEFASLIDLGRYFNRFFGGTNEPTEGLRLEDELGKTKQQPQDSTYAHGVYDMYNGHWFGIRAIRDARHKYVRNLNAVDEFYDLTQDPHELKNLIDTPGYREPLAVLSRQLDEFLEAIDDPIRHVEAWPTPGQVVHVNPYRN, encoded by the coding sequence ATGAGCCAACCCTTAAACGTTCTATTCCTGCTGGTCGATCAATGGCCTGCTGATTCGTTTGGATTCAGGGGGAGCTCCTGCGCAACCCCCAACCTCGACCAGCTGAAGTCCCGGTCCACAGATTTCGTCAACGCATTCACAACCTGCCCGCTCTGCACGCCGGCACGCGGCGCCTTGCTCACCGGGCGTTGGCCACACGAAACCGGCGTCTACGACAACTGCGGCGTCGGCTATTCCAATCAGCCCAGGATGCGCAACGAAACGGCCACCTGGCTCGACCACGCCAAGGAAGTGGGTTACCGCGTCGGCTATTTCGGGAAATGGCACCTGGGAACGGACGGCTTGAAAGACCGCGGCTTAGACGGATTCGATGATCCGGGCGAGGTGCATACGCCTTATGACGAGCGCCCCGGCTTTAGCTACGAAAACACCAAAGACTATTACCTCAAGCACGGCCAACAAATCCTCAAGCAGGGCACCGCACCGTTTTGGGGCGAGACCGGTCCCGACGCCGGCCCCTCGAAATGCGGCATGGCTGTCGATTCTGGGTTGTCGTTCCTCCAACAACAGCGCGACAGCCATAACGACCAACCCTTTTTCCTAACGGTTTCCATCGCCGACCCGCATTTTCCGCATTACCTACCCTCGCATGTATTGGCGCAGAGAGATTCGCTCGACCTGCCTTACCCCGCGAATTTCGATGATGATTTTTCCAACAAGCCCGCGTTTCAGAACGGTCACTGGTGGCCCTGCCATGACACCGACACGTTAACGGATAACGACTGGAAGCACATCTTCGATTACGCCCTGCGTCACCGCGAATACGTCGACGCACAGATCGGCAAGCTATTGGATGCCTTGCGGCAATCAGGACTCGAGGAGGACACGCTCATCGTGTTCACCTCGGACCACGGCGACATGTGCGGCGCTCACAACCGTTTCGACAAAGGACCTTATTTCTACGACGAGGTCTGGCGGGTGCCCCTCTTGATTTCGATGCCCGGCGTCGCGCCATGCGAAAACGCCGAGTTTGCCTCACTGATTGATCTGGGACGCTACTTCAACCGCTTTTTTGGCGGGACCAACGAACCCACAGAGGGTTTACGCTTGGAAGATGAGCTTGGCAAAACCAAGCAGCAACCACAAGACAGCACCTACGCCCACGGCGTGTACGACATGTACAACGGCCATTGGTTCGGTATCCGCGCTATCCGAGACGCACGACACAAGTATGTTCGTAACTTAAACGCGGTTGACGAGTTTTACGATCTCACCCAAGACCCGCACGAACTAAAAAACCTTATCGACACGCCCGGATACCGCGAACCCCTCGCTGTTCTTTCTCGGCAACTCGACGAATTTCTCGAAGCGATCGACGACCCCATCCGTCACGTCGAAGCCTGGCCGACTCCCGGGCAGGTGGTGCACGTCAATCCCTATCGCAACTGA
- a CDS encoding CRTAC1 family protein gives MKTSTCSLGLIALAFAMPPSAAVAGEEDKAPKFAKSDNITFEDRSRRKWDSALIADLDQNGWEDIIITEHSQRARIYWNDEGQFSEEPQLLVNGDTHGIAAGDYDQDGRIDLVVSRGGGDGSNPRNPVWYHVNRDRTIEGGDEFEHFERARGRAAKLIDTDNNGVLDLVLTAFPLKTQADGADILYTNDGTGQFLQTSRFPQTKWMGFRILTTDFNGDGKVDVFLYGGDDIKVAQGGESHSFIDATDSVLGDLKHTNFVKGLAEIDFDNDGDLDLFVTRAGHPFSEKRCYCGEEHTYYFHFRRAKFDVERIEIDGDMKVENLQMAYPHFDVFSGEAKDLITFDVDRHGHKDFTLTTDQAQGFPEDWSDPGLYLGHTGEGRWRIAGETRAGTSAVVHNVISAPEIILEEDMPALLFENRDGKFVDVTAEFGIDLPEQTTSAAVGDFDNDGWSDIFVVRYGDPTKAQAQVLFMNQKGESFTRVEGHGIVSEELGATGGGAEVFDFDLDGDLDLVYNNEKGRWYLYENHLEAAADRHYLIADIGWSPRKEATPQGAKIVVEAGGHTYTRTVGTTPAAFSHPLNTYQHIGLGPINQIDSATVTWTNGEQQSITIDEVDRIVQFGYHE, from the coding sequence ATGAAAACCTCCACCTGTTCACTGGGCCTGATTGCTTTGGCGTTTGCGATGCCGCCTTCCGCCGCCGTCGCGGGTGAAGAGGACAAGGCTCCGAAGTTTGCCAAATCCGACAACATCACGTTTGAAGACCGGTCGCGTCGGAAATGGGACAGCGCGTTGATCGCCGACCTCGATCAGAACGGGTGGGAAGACATCATCATCACCGAGCACAGCCAACGCGCTCGGATTTACTGGAATGACGAAGGGCAGTTCTCTGAAGAGCCGCAGCTCTTGGTCAATGGGGATACGCACGGCATCGCGGCGGGCGATTACGACCAGGACGGTCGTATCGACCTGGTCGTCTCCCGGGGAGGGGGCGACGGCTCCAACCCTCGCAACCCGGTTTGGTACCACGTCAACCGCGACCGCACGATCGAAGGGGGCGATGAATTCGAACACTTCGAACGCGCCCGTGGCCGAGCCGCGAAACTCATCGACACGGACAACAACGGTGTTCTGGACCTTGTCCTCACCGCGTTTCCGTTGAAGACGCAGGCCGACGGTGCCGACATCCTCTACACGAACGACGGCACCGGGCAATTCCTCCAGACCAGCCGTTTCCCGCAGACCAAATGGATGGGGTTCCGCATCCTCACCACCGATTTCAACGGCGATGGGAAAGTCGATGTGTTTCTCTATGGCGGGGATGACATCAAGGTGGCCCAAGGGGGAGAATCGCACTCCTTCATCGACGCAACCGACAGTGTCCTGGGCGACCTGAAACACACCAACTTTGTAAAAGGCTTGGCCGAGATCGACTTCGACAACGACGGCGATCTCGATCTGTTTGTGACCCGAGCCGGGCACCCGTTCTCCGAAAAGCGTTGCTACTGCGGGGAAGAGCACACCTACTACTTCCATTTCCGCCGGGCGAAATTCGATGTCGAGAGGATCGAGATCGACGGCGATATGAAAGTCGAAAACCTCCAAATGGCCTATCCGCACTTTGATGTGTTCTCGGGTGAGGCAAAAGACCTGATTACGTTCGATGTCGACCGACACGGCCATAAAGACTTCACCCTCACAACCGACCAGGCCCAAGGTTTCCCAGAGGATTGGTCAGACCCCGGCCTGTACCTCGGGCACACCGGCGAAGGGCGCTGGCGTATCGCGGGTGAAACCCGTGCGGGTACCTCCGCGGTGGTGCACAACGTAATCTCCGCCCCCGAAATCATCCTCGAAGAAGACATGCCCGCACTCCTCTTTGAGAACCGCGACGGCAAGTTTGTCGATGTGACCGCAGAGTTCGGAATCGATCTTCCGGAGCAGACCACCAGCGCTGCGGTCGGCGACTTCGACAACGACGGCTGGTCGGACATCTTTGTCGTCCGCTACGGTGATCCGACCAAGGCCCAGGCTCAGGTCCTGTTTATGAATCAGAAAGGCGAGTCGTTCACGCGTGTTGAAGGCCACGGTATTGTCTCCGAAGAACTAGGGGCGACCGGCGGCGGCGCGGAGGTGTTTGACTTTGACCTCGACGGCGACCTGGACTTGGTCTACAACAACGAAAAGGGCCGGTGGTACCTCTACGAAAACCATCTCGAAGCGGCGGCGGATCGCCACTACCTCATCGCCGACATCGGGTGGTCGCCCAGGAAAGAAGCAACACCTCAGGGCGCCAAGATAGTCGTCGAAGCGGGCGGCCACACCTACACCCGAACGGTGGGCACCACACCCGCGGCGTTCTCTCACCCCCTGAATACCTACCAGCATATCGGCCTGGGCCCGATCAACCAGATCGATAGCGCGACCGTCACCTGGACCAACGGCGAGCAGCAATCGATCACCATCGATGAAGTGGACCGCATCGTGCAATTCGGGTACCACGAGTGA
- a CDS encoding PEP-CTERM sorting domain-containing protein has product MSKFKCIFGVGLAACFSVGVDAAIIVGGPAVNTTPRTPTLGNGNFEAEQASSGALNYLSMANWVNVSGADSINFGQDAGFGASPEVNSRGAFLFQNRISANDTGYAVGAAGDVFDIDFYGNRFGGGYNGDESFEVILFSGPSTIDDTTTEGDITVLSTTTFSIDSGWNQYTQDGIYTTTAGDVGSTIYLGFSVDNATGNDVFPRIDVITWEVNPVPEPASLALLGLGSLAMLSRRRTS; this is encoded by the coding sequence ATGTCAAAGTTTAAATGTATTTTTGGGGTTGGTTTGGCCGCGTGCTTCTCGGTGGGTGTGGATGCTGCCATCATTGTTGGTGGACCCGCGGTTAACACGACGCCCCGTACGCCGACGCTGGGCAACGGCAACTTCGAGGCGGAGCAAGCCTCCAGCGGCGCCCTGAACTACCTCAGCATGGCCAACTGGGTCAACGTCAGCGGTGCTGATTCGATCAACTTCGGTCAAGACGCTGGCTTTGGTGCCAGCCCCGAAGTCAACTCGCGCGGCGCGTTCCTGTTCCAGAACCGCATCAGCGCCAACGACACCGGCTATGCGGTGGGCGCGGCCGGTGATGTGTTCGACATCGACTTCTACGGCAACCGCTTCGGCGGTGGGTACAACGGCGACGAGAGCTTTGAAGTCATCCTGTTCTCCGGCCCCTCGACGATCGATGATACCACCACCGAAGGCGATATCACCGTGCTCAGCACGACCACGTTCTCGATTGATTCGGGTTGGAACCAGTACACCCAGGACGGCATCTACACCACCACGGCTGGCGATGTCGGCAGCACGATCTACCTGGGCTTCTCGGTCGATAACGCGACCGGCAACGACGTCTTCCCCCGCATCGATGTGATTACCTGGGAAGTCAACCCCGTGCCGGAACCCGCTTCGCTGGCACTCCTCGGCCTGGGCTCGCTGGCCATGCTGAGCCGCCGTCGTACTTCGTAA
- a CDS encoding AraC family transcriptional regulator yields the protein MSFLILAKELFHNEVLPVTATRIAERPLPQSDLHRHEFFEIIFVAEGTLHNRLADMEMSLEAGDILILKPFIQHQLETWSPKAAPRAYSCSFLPRAIDSSVSGLEEIVTSKSPNYYFFNAMLPLAEEDVSAVRLSVPQDSIELLEQLFIQLADLATHDDVASTAKSKCVFLNLLLGISDHSSTQKESVESSQRSIKVAATRHRAGLLKALAYIHEHLAEPITLEEVAEVANVSVSYFSLLIKQYTGMSFVNYLTSLRMDLAKSLMRSTSDSMLDICFKVGYSDYSNFSKRFKAVTGHSPRDYRRQA from the coding sequence GTGTCATTCCTCATTCTCGCAAAAGAGTTGTTCCACAACGAAGTGTTGCCCGTTACGGCAACGCGCATCGCTGAACGTCCGCTGCCACAGAGCGATCTCCACCGACACGAGTTCTTTGAGATCATTTTTGTGGCCGAGGGAACACTGCACAATCGGCTGGCCGACATGGAGATGTCGCTCGAGGCGGGTGACATCTTAATCCTCAAGCCGTTTATCCAGCACCAGCTCGAGACGTGGTCGCCCAAAGCAGCCCCGCGAGCGTATTCCTGCAGCTTCCTGCCCCGGGCGATCGACTCAAGCGTTTCAGGGCTTGAGGAGATCGTGACGTCAAAATCACCGAACTACTACTTCTTCAACGCCATGCTCCCGCTTGCCGAAGAGGACGTCTCGGCCGTTCGGCTCTCGGTCCCCCAAGACAGTATCGAATTGCTCGAGCAATTGTTCATCCAGCTCGCCGATTTGGCCACTCACGACGATGTCGCTTCGACCGCTAAGTCCAAATGTGTCTTCCTCAATCTGCTGCTCGGGATCTCAGACCACAGCTCAACGCAAAAGGAATCGGTCGAAAGCTCGCAACGCTCGATTAAAGTGGCCGCAACCCGCCACCGCGCGGGGCTTCTCAAGGCCCTGGCCTATATCCACGAGCACCTGGCGGAACCGATTACGCTTGAAGAGGTCGCCGAAGTCGCCAATGTTTCGGTGAGCTACTTCAGCCTTTTGATCAAGCAATACACCGGCATGTCCTTCGTCAACTATCTGACCAGCCTCCGCATGGACTTAGCAAAGTCGCTGATGCGCAGCACTTCCGACAGCATGCTGGATATCTGTTTCAAGGTGGGCTACAGCGACTATTCGAATTTCAGTAAACGATTCAAAGCCGTAACCGGGCATAGTCCTCGCGACTATCGTCGCCAAGCCTAA
- a CDS encoding glycoside hydrolase family 127 protein — protein sequence MDNSESPYVKLRSIGVRDCRWTEGFWADKVKLCEDVMVPHMGTILKGDIGHAYNNFKIAAGLKEGEHKGEWWHDGDFYKWMEAAVYMYALNGDEKILEELDEIIEVIGQAQEDDGYLSTHVTINKFERFDNRQMHELYNAGHLFTGGVIHNRLTGKTNFLDIAIKNADYIYTVFQPRPAKLARFGFNPSQIMGLVELYRLTRDQKYLELAQIFVDMRGANRDYEWNEPEPGVNAAFRGDMCQDRVPIREETQAVGHAVLAMYLYAGVADVYAETGEKALLDALDRIWADVVDKKMYLTGAIGQTHHGSSPRVDFVHEAFITEYMMHNGMAYNETCANIANAMFNWRMMSINSESKHGDFMELALLNSSLSGISTCGKEYFYANPLRMVDGGRDYSHTPTEKPCRLPYIECFCCPPNLVRTIGKASSWAYSIAENGIAVNLYGGNELSTQLQDGSALKLRQETQYPWDGQVRFTVDECKTEPFAVMLRIPGWAHGAQATVNGEAVAEQTTQGQFLTLNRSWKAGDVVELTLPMPVQKIEGHPRIEELRNQIAMTRGPIVYCIESPDLPEKTSILDVYLKASDDFAPEYRPDFLGGVTVLNGTLTLRRDQSEGMYRAVNQTDWSDYSSQLVPYFAWANRGQSEMTVFMPVIWS from the coding sequence ATGGACAATAGCGAGAGCCCCTACGTCAAGCTGCGTTCGATCGGCGTGCGCGATTGCCGTTGGACCGAAGGGTTCTGGGCCGACAAGGTCAAGCTTTGTGAGGATGTGATGGTGCCACACATGGGGACCATCCTCAAAGGCGATATCGGCCACGCATACAACAACTTCAAGATCGCCGCGGGCCTTAAGGAAGGCGAGCACAAAGGCGAATGGTGGCACGACGGCGACTTCTATAAATGGATGGAAGCCGCGGTCTACATGTATGCCCTCAACGGCGATGAAAAGATCCTCGAAGAGTTGGATGAGATCATCGAAGTCATCGGCCAGGCCCAGGAAGACGACGGCTACCTCTCGACACACGTCACCATCAACAAGTTCGAGCGGTTTGATAATCGCCAGATGCACGAGCTCTACAACGCAGGCCACCTGTTTACCGGCGGGGTCATCCACAACCGGTTGACCGGGAAGACCAACTTCCTCGACATCGCGATCAAGAACGCCGACTACATCTACACCGTCTTCCAGCCCCGCCCGGCAAAGCTGGCCCGCTTCGGCTTCAACCCATCGCAGATCATGGGGCTCGTTGAACTCTACCGCTTAACACGGGACCAGAAGTATCTCGAGCTGGCCCAGATCTTCGTCGATATGCGCGGGGCCAACCGCGACTACGAATGGAACGAGCCCGAGCCCGGCGTGAACGCTGCGTTCCGCGGTGACATGTGCCAAGACCGGGTGCCGATCCGCGAAGAAACCCAAGCCGTGGGCCACGCCGTGTTGGCGATGTACCTCTACGCCGGAGTCGCCGACGTCTACGCCGAGACCGGTGAGAAAGCGCTGCTCGACGCGCTCGACCGCATCTGGGCCGATGTCGTGGATAAGAAGATGTACCTGACCGGCGCGATCGGCCAGACCCACCACGGCTCCTCGCCGCGCGTCGATTTTGTACACGAAGCCTTCATCACCGAATACATGATGCACAACGGCATGGCTTACAACGAGACGTGCGCAAACATCGCCAACGCCATGTTCAACTGGCGGATGATGTCGATTAACTCCGAATCGAAGCACGGCGACTTCATGGAGCTCGCCCTGCTCAACAGCTCCCTGTCGGGCATCAGCACTTGCGGGAAAGAATATTTCTACGCCAACCCGCTGCGGATGGTGGACGGCGGCCGCGACTACTCGCACACGCCGACAGAGAAACCCTGCCGCCTGCCCTACATCGAGTGTTTCTGCTGCCCGCCCAACCTGGTGCGCACGATCGGCAAAGCATCGTCCTGGGCTTACAGCATCGCCGAGAATGGCATTGCCGTGAACTTGTATGGCGGCAACGAACTCAGCACGCAGCTGCAAGACGGTTCCGCACTCAAGCTGCGTCAAGAAACTCAGTATCCATGGGACGGCCAGGTCCGGTTCACCGTGGACGAATGCAAAACCGAACCGTTTGCGGTGATGCTGCGGATCCCCGGCTGGGCCCACGGCGCTCAGGCAACCGTCAACGGCGAAGCCGTGGCAGAGCAGACCACACAGGGCCAATTCCTAACCCTTAACCGGTCTTGGAAGGCGGGCGACGTTGTCGAATTGACACTGCCGATGCCGGTCCAAAAAATCGAAGGCCACCCGCGTATCGAAGAGCTGCGCAACCAGATCGCGATGACCCGCGGCCCGATCGTGTACTGCATCGAATCGCCTGATCTACCGGAAAAAACCAGTATTCTCGATGTCTATCTCAAAGCGAGTGATGATTTTGCTCCCGAATACCGGCCTGATTTCCTCGGCGGCGTGACCGTTCTGAATGGCACCCTCACGCTTCGTCGCGATCAGTCAGAAGGCATGTACCGGGCTGTCAACCAAACCGACTGGTCGGATTACTCTTCGCAGCTTGTTCCTTACTTCGCCTGGGCCAACCGCGGACAGAGCGAGATGACGGTCTTCATGCCGGTCATCTGGTCATAA